In Primulina eburnea isolate SZY01 chromosome 3, ASM2296580v1, whole genome shotgun sequence, one DNA window encodes the following:
- the LOC140827221 gene encoding uncharacterized protein, with protein sequence MKRNNIMSFFKPIVDNLSSPERTETHASPLIEKLETPSKSQRVEFDEISLEQDPELHISMWRHSLNHRDEIRRIKKNRLRLAATIESVCWLNLQACGLKGHDESSYSQNRGNFIEMLKLLGKWNASIGDVILDKAPGNARYTSPKVPKEILLERFFQIVHVHDTTVATLKKEICDVLNRYNLEIHNMRGQGFDCASNMSGAFNRLQALFLKDCPYAYYVHCFVHRLQLALVAAAEKEISIWLFFSNMMNIDNLVTSSSKRNADLIDIYYATINVLEKIITDGTSTSMRGEAGGSLIVMKSFDFIFILHLMHKILGITNFLFRALQQKSLDIISAMDLVSTIKELFLTLRNDGFDFFFHFQLEELNSRFSDETLELLILSSALDPKDNFKWFNIDKICTLAEKYYPEDFTEQEMHHLRCNNNIMSSI encoded by the exons ATGAAGAGAAACAATATTATGTCATTCTTCAAGCCAATAGTTGATAATCTTTCGTCACCCGAGAGGACTGAGACTCATGCATCCCCTCTAATTGAGAAGCTCGAAACTCCTTCTAAAtctcaaagagttgaatttgatGAAATTTCCCTTGAACAAGATCCTGAATTGCATATTTCGATGTGGCGACATTCTCTTAATCATCGTGATGAAATTAGACGA attaaaaaaaatcgatTAAGGCTTGCAGCAACAATTGAGAGCGTCTGTTGGCTTAATTTGCAAGCATGTGGATTGAAAGGTCATGATGAATCTTCATATTCTCAAAATCGTGGCAATTTCATCGAGATGTTAAAACTATTGGGGAAATGGAATGCTAGTATTGGTGATGTTATCTTAGATAAAGCTCCGGGAAATGCAAGATATACCTCACCAAAAGTTCCAAAAGAAATCTTATTG GAGCGTTTTTTTCAAATTGTGCATGTTCATGACACCACAGTTGCAACACTcaagaaagaaatatgtgatgtCCTCAATAGATATAATCTAGAAATTCATAATATGCGAGGTCAAGGGTTTGATTGTGCTAGTAACATGAGTGGTGCTTTTAATAGATTGCAAGCTTTATTTCTTAAAGATTGCCCCTATGCATATTATGTACATTGTTTTGTCCATCGACTCCAACTAGCATTAGTTGCAGCGGCTGAAAAAGAGATCTCTATATggcttttcttttcaaatatgaTGAATATTGACAATCTTGTTACATCTTCTTCCAAGCGCAATGCCGA CTTGATAGATATATATTATGCAACTATTAATGTGCTCGAAAAAATTATCACTGATGGCACCTCTACTTCAATGCGTGGGGAAGCTGGTGGTTCACTAATAGTGATGAAGTCTtttgatttcatttttattttgcacttgatgcataaaattttggGGATCACAAATTTTCTTTTTCGTGCCTTGCAACAAAAATCTCTTGATATCATAAGTGCAATGGATTTGGTCTCTACGATTAAAGAACTTTTCCTAACACTAAGAAATGATGGCTTTGATTTCTTCTTTC ATTTTCAGTTGGAAGAGTTGAACTCTAGATTCAGTGATGAGACATTAGAACTTCTAATTCTTAGCTCTGCTTTGGATCCAAAAGATAATTTTAAATGGTTCAACATTGACAAGATTTGTACTCTCGCTGAGAAGTATTATCCTGAGGACTTCACTGAACAGGAAATGCATCATTTGAGGTGCAACAACAACATTATGAGCTCAATATAG